The Loxodonta africana isolate mLoxAfr1 chromosome 23, mLoxAfr1.hap2, whole genome shotgun sequence genome has a segment encoding these proteins:
- the PTX3 gene encoding pentraxin-related protein PTX3, translating to MYLPAILLCAFWAAASAAENSEDCDLMFVNLDNEIDNGIPSTEEPAPPCDCRREHSEWDKLFIMLENSQMREGALQQAVDEVLRSDLQRLRAELGRLADSLARTCGPAASAEARLARALDELLQASRDAGRRLARLEGAAPQRPEEAECALGAALEELQQTRADLRVVQDWAARRLLPAGCETAILFPMRSKKIFGSVHPMTPMRLGSFSACLWVKATDVLNKTILFSYGTKRNPYEIQLYLSYQSTVLVVGGEENKLIVDTVIPVGRWSHLCGTWASETGSASLWVNGELAATTAEMAPGHVVPEGGILQIGQEKNGCCVGGGFDETLAFSGRVTGFNIWDHVLSPEEIRETGGAESCHIRGNIVGWGVTEIQPHGGAQYVL from the exons ATGTATCTCCCTGCGATACTGCTCTGTGCCTTCTGGGCTGCGGCGTCGGCGGCGGAGAACTCAGAGGATTGTGACCTCATGTTCGTGAATCTGGACAACGAAATAGACAACGGGATCCCTTCCACCGAAGAAC CCGCGCCGCCCTGCGACTGCCGTCGGGAGCACTCCGAATGGGACAAGCTGTTCATCATGCTGGAGAACTCGCAGATGAGGGAGGGCGCGCTGCAGCAGGCCGTGGACGAAGTGCTCCGGAGCGACCTGCAGAGGCTGCGGGCGGAGCTGGGCCGGCTCGCCGACAGCCTGGCCAGGACCTGCGGGCCGGCGGCCTCGGCGGAGGCCAGGCTGGCGCGGGCGCTGGACGAGCTGCTGCAGGCGAGCCGCGACGCGGGCCGCAGACTGGCGCGCCTGGAGGGCGCCGCGCCGCAGCGGCCGGAGGAGGCGGAGTGCGCCCTGGGCGCAGCGCTGGAGGAGCTGCAGCAGACGCGAGCCGACCTCCGCGtcgtgcaggactgggcggccCGGCGCCTCCTGCCCGCAG GTTGTGAAACAGCGATTTTATTCCCGATGCGTTCCAAGAAGATTTTTGGAAGCGTACATCCGATGACACCAATGCGGCTGGGGTCTTTCAGTGCCTGCCTTTGGGTCAAAGCCACAGATGTTTTAAACAAAACCATCCTGTTTTCCTATGGCACAAAGAGGAATCCATATGAGATCCAGCTGTACCTCAGCTATCAGTCCACAGTGCTCGTGGTAGGCGGAGAGGAGAACAAACTGATTGTGGACACTGTGATTCCCGTAGGAAGGTGGAGCCACCTGTGTGGCACCTGGGCTTCAGAGACAGGGAGCGCGTCCTTGTGGGTAAACGGAGAACTGGCGGCCACCACGGCAGAGATGGCTCCAGGTCACGTTGTTCCTGAGGGAGGAATCCTGCAGATAGGCCAAGAAAAGAACGGCTGCTGCGTTGGCGGTGGCTTTGATGAAACTTTGGCCTTTTCTGGACGAGTCACAGGCTTCAATATCTGGGATCACGTTCTCAGCCCTGAAGAGATAAGAGAAACTGGAGGAGCGGAGTCTTGTCACATCCGGGGAAACATCGTTGGGTGGGGAGTCACAGAGATCCAGCCACATGGAGGAGCTCAGTACGTCTTGTAA